The nucleotide sequence AATATTTATAGGCTTAAGCAACTATCGACAACTGTTGTTTTCTGATCCAATCTTCCTCCTTTCGGTCAAGAATACCTTTTTCTTTGTCATCGTCTACAGCATCATTATGATGGGTATCGCTGTGCCTTTGGCCTTAATCCTGAATGAAGGTGCTGTGAAGTTCAGAGAGGCTTTCCGTACAGCCTACTTCATTCCCGTTACCGTCGCCCTAGCCGTCACCGCCCTCATCTTCAGCATGATTCTGAGTCGAGATTTCGGCCTTCTTAATCTTGTCTTACAGGCCCTGGGGTTCAATCTAAAACCGGATTGGTTGAATGATAGTAACCTAGCTATGTGGTCACTCATTGGCGCCAGGGTCTGGAGGGTTACCGGATACTACATGGTTTTCGTTCTGGCCGGGCTACAGGCGATCGATCGAGAGCTCTACGATGCGGCGGCTGTCGATGGGGCCAGCACGCTGCGACGCGTCTGGCACGTGACCCTTCCCTTGCTAAGACCTATGTTGCTGTTTGTCCTGGTGATGTCATCCCTCTGGTCCTTCCAAATATTCGAGGAGCCCTGGATTCTGACACGGGGTGGTCCAGCCAACGCGACCTTAACCTTGCCTATATACCTATACCAAAACGCCTTCCAGTTTTCGAGGTTCGGGTACGCCTCGGCCATCTCCTATCTGATGACATTAATGATGATTGTTATCGCTTATCTACAGGTGAAGATCCTAACCAGGTGAGACTTGACCAGAGCTGAGGTCTTAGATTATGTCTAGAACAAATACGAGCAATCCGCTTTTGAATACTTTGATTTACACCATTCTTATAATCTTTCTGCTTCTAACCATC is from Chloroflexota bacterium and encodes:
- a CDS encoding sugar ABC transporter permease, translated to MASIATAPAQKIRWIVNGRKVAPYLFISPFFILFIIFWIGPILFSFYLGFTKWEAIGTPIFIGLSNYRQLLFSDPIFLLSVKNTFFFVIVYSIIMMGIAVPLALILNEGAVKFREAFRTAYFIPVTVALAVTALIFSMILSRDFGLLNLVLQALGFNLKPDWLNDSNLAMWSLIGARVWRVTGYYMVFVLAGLQAIDRELYDAAAVDGASTLRRVWHVTLPLLRPMLLFVLVMSSLWSFQIFEEPWILTRGGPANATLTLPIYLYQNAFQFSRFGYASAISYLMTLMMIVIAYLQVKILTR